AAGGGGATGCGCCATGCAATCGGTATGTGTCTGATCCACCGGCTGACGCGACCATCGGCGCCGGGATCGGCTGCCTTTTCTACCCCCACGTATTCCCCCATCGCAGCAGCCGATAGGACCATCCCCAATCATATCGGCTTCGACAGTATCAGTTGTAGCGGGCATGACCGGGGATGGAAAGCCGCTTTGTCCATTTACGCCCTTCAGCATGGGGGGCATGACGAAGGATGACTTGACCAGGATGGCGCAACCAATAGAAGATGCCTCTTAACCTTAAGGATAATACGACCAACGCCATGCGACTGACGCTTCACACGGATTACGCACTTCGGGTTTTGGTTCACGTCGGCCTGCGGGGCGGCGAACTCGTCACCATCAATGAAATCGCCGAATGCCATGGCATTTCCAAGAATCACCTGACCAAGGTGGTGCATCAATTGGGGCGTGCCGGTTTTCTGGAAACCGTGCGCGGCAAGTATGGCGGTATCCGCCTGCTGGTCGATCCCCGCACCCTGCGCCTGGGCGAGTTTGTCCGCCAGGTCGAGGATGATTTCGCCTTGGCCCAATGCATGCGGGCCAGCAATGCCGATTCCTGCCGGGTCAGCGCCGCCTGTCTGGCGCGGCGGGCCTTCGGTCAGGGGATCGATGCCTTCTTCAAGGCCCTCAACGTCCACACCTTGGCCGATATGATCGATGCCGAACGGGCACTGCCGCCCCTGTCAGCTTGCGGCTGACTTAATGTAGTGTCGTCAGCCTGCGGCTGACCTAAGCGGTATTCCGTTGTCGGGCGATCTGGTGTATCGGTGGACGTATAACCGCAATGGGGGAATGGGGAATGTCCGCTTTCGATTCGGCCGACAATGAAAACGAACGTCGGGTTATTGCCGAGTTTCTGGAAGAACTGCGCGACACCGCCAGCTCGCTTCAGGTTCTCTTGGGCAATATGCGATCCAGTTCGGTTGCCGCCGATGACGGTCTGGCGACGCTGAAGCGCGAGGCCAGCAACCTGCGCAGCCACGCCCAGGCGTTGAACGTTCCCCTGATCAAGCTGGTCACCCACCGCCTGGACGAATATGTGGGCGAGTTGAAGTCAGCCGGCCCGGCCCAGTTGGACGAGATTCAGGTGTTCATCGACCGCATCGAGAAGCTGGCCGACGGCGAGCAGGTGACCGATGGCGATGTGCCCCAGGTCATGCGTTCGTTGCCGGCCAAGCGCAGTGCCGACATCGATTTCGGTCCCATTGAACAAAAGAACATCGAAGTGCTGATGGTGGTGCCGGAAAAGGCCATGGCCCGCATCGTCGAGCGCGAGCTGGCCGCCTGCGGCTATCGCACCTCGGTGGTGCGCAATCCGTTCGAGGCGCTGGAGACTGCCGTTCATACCCGCCCCGATCTGGTTGTCGCCTCCATGGAACTGGGCATCCTGACCGGCGTCGATCTGGGTTGCGCCCTGGCCGCCATGCCGGTGACGCAAGGCATTCCGTTCGCCGTGCTGACCAGCTACAGCTGGGGCCATCCCAAGCTGGCCGGCCTGCCGCCGCGCGCGTCGCTGATCCGCAAGGGCGGGCAGTTCGGTGACGATCTGGCCGAAACCCTGTCCCGTTTCAATATCACCTGAGCACCGGCAAACAGAGCGAGCGTCTCAGCGTTCGCGGAAAGCTTCGTGCCTCAGCTTCAGGACCGGCTTGAGCAGGTATTGCATCACCGTCCGGTCGCCGGTGTGGATTTCGACACTGGCGACCATGCCCGGCGTGATGGTGCGCTTGTCGGCCTCGTCGCCGAGATAGCTTTTGTCGGTCAGCACCAACACCCGGTAAAACGGCTGGTTGTCCTGGCCCATGGTGGTGTCGGGGGCGACCAGCGATACCTTGCCCTCCAACCCGCCATAAACCACGTAATCATAGGCCGACAGCTTGACCGTGGCCACCTGTCCCGGCTGCACATAGCCGCGGTCCATGGGAGACAGCTTTGCTTCGATTTGCAGGCGTTCGTGCAGGGGCACGATTTCCATGATCGGGTCGCCGGGGCGGATGACGCCGCCGATGGTGTTGGCGCGCAAATTCTTGATGATGCCGTCGGTGGGGCTGGTGATCTGGGTGCGCTGCTGCTGGTCCGACGCCTGGGTCATCAATTCGCGCGTACGGGCCAAGTTCAGTTCCGCCTCGCTCAGTTCCGCCTGGGCGGTGCGGGCGTAATTGGCTTCTTCCTGTTCCTGCCGGCTTTTCGCCTCGGCTTGGGCGGCTTGGGCACGGGGGATGCTGGCGCGCAAGGTATTGGCCTGGCCTTCCAGATCCTCGGTCTGTGCCTGCAATTGCACGTGTTCCATCTTGGCGGTCAGGCCCGAGCGCACCAGATCGGTGGACATGGCCAGCCGTTCCCGCGCCAGCTTCAGGTTGGCGGTGACCGCGCGCAGGCGGGCGTCGAGTTCCTGCACTTCCAGCATTTTTTGCCGGGCCTGATCGGCCAGCACGGTCAGGGTTGATTTATGCGCCTGACGGCGGGCCTCGAAATTGCGGGTTTCCGCCTGCACCAGATTGGGCTGGCGCGCCTGTTCCGCCGCCGGGAATTTAACGGTGGCGGCGCCTTCCAGTTCGGCCCGCAGGCGGGCGACCTGAAGGTTGAGGCCGTCGACGCGGACCTGCAATTCCTCGCGGTTCATGGCCACCGCCGACAAGTCCAGTTGTAAAAGCGGCGCCCCTTCCTTCACCTCGTCGCCTTCGGCGACGTAGATTTCGCGGATGACGCCGCCTTCCAGATGCTGGATGACCTTGACCTTGCCCTCCGGCACCACTTCACCCTCGGCGATGGTCACCTCATCCAGTCGGGCGATGTTGGCCCAGACGATGAACAGGGCGATGGCCAGCATGGCCAGACGGGCAATGGGCCGCCACGTCGGCAACGGGTAGGTATCGGCCAGACCGGCCAGCCGGGACGATCCGCTGATTGCGGCGGAATCGACCGGTGGCACCGGCAGATTGCCGCCGGGCAGCAGGAAGCGCCACAGATGCACGACCGGACCGCGCCAGTCGAGGTCTCGCCAGTTCATGTGCCGCCAGTCGAATTGACGCCAGTCGATCCCGGGACGGTTGGGATCGGGACCAAGCCAGCGCAACAGGTCGCCCACCAGCCGCAATACCACTTGATGGGGCTTGGGTTCGGGCGGTGGCGGCGGTGGCGGGGCCGCGACCGCGACCGGAATCTGCGGTTGTTCGCTCATGGCGTGGCTCCGGCGGGCGGCGGCGGGCGGGGCGCGAACAGGCGCGGCAGCACCTCCGCCGCCGGTCCACGTGCCGCCAGTTTGCCCTTGTCCAACACCACCACGTCGCGGCAGGCCGGCAGCAGAACGGCGGAATGGGTCACCACCACCACGGTACGGGTGGCGGCCATGGCCTGAAGCGCCGCACGCAAATCTTCCTCGGCGTGGCGATCCAGGCTGGCGGAAGGTTCGTCCAGCAGCAATACCGCCGGGTTGCCCACCAGGGCGCGGGCGATGGCGATGCGTTGGCGCTGTCCCGCCGACAACCGTGATCCGGCCTCGCCGATGGTGGTGGCGTAGCCGTCGGGCATGTCGATGATGGTGGAGTGGACACCGGCGGCGGTGGCTGCCTCCAGGATGTCCTGGTCGGAACAGCCGGGCGCGCCATAGGCGATGTTGTCGCGGATGGTGGTATTGAACAGCAGGGTTTCCTGCGGCACATAGCCGATCCAGGCGGCCAGTTCGTGACGGGTGAACTGGGCCATGTCGGCGTCATCCAGCAGCACTCGCCCGCCGGTGGGTGGGTACAGTCCCATCAACAGCTTCAGCAGCGTGGTCTTGCCGCTGCCGTTCTTGCCCAGGATGGCGGTCATGCCGCCGGGCTTGAATTCCAGGCTGGGGATGTCGATGGTGGCCGGCGCATGCGGCTCGGTGCCATAGGTGAAGGTGACGTTCTCCACCCGCAGGTTGCCGTGGGGGCGGTCGCGGGCGATGACGCTGACGCTGCGGTCTTCGGGCATGTCGAAGGTTTCGCCCAACCGCGCTACCGCCTGACGGAAACTGCCAAAACCGCGCCAAGCGCCGACCAACTGGTTGATGGGGCCGTAAAGTCGCGCCGACAGCATGTTGCAGGCGATCAGCGCCCCCATGGACAATTGGTGGTCGATGATATAGATGGCGCCGATGGTGGTTACCGCCACGTTGGCGACCAAGGTCAGCGCCCCGCCCAGATTGACATAGCCGTCGGAAATGGCGCCGCGGCGGATGGAATGTTCGATGGCCCCGGCCTGACGTTCTTCCCACAACGGGCGCAACGCCTGATCCAGGGCCACCGCCTTGACGGTGCCGCGCCCGGCGATCATTTCCGACACCAGGGCGTCGCGGTTGGCGGTGACGTTCTTTTCCGCCTTGGCCGACTGGTTCAGGCTTTGCCCCGAACGCCAAGCCAGGATGACGAAGGCGATGAAGGTCAGGGCGAAGACCAGGGCCAGCGGCTGGCCGATGACATAGATGACGCCCAGGAAGATGAACACATAAGGCAGGTCGGTCAGCAGTACCGCCGAGCCGCCCGACAGGGTGTTGCGCACGGTATCGACGTCTTGGAACAATTGGCGCCAATGGGCGGCGGGGCGGCTTTCCAGAACCCGAAGCGGCAGGCGGTTCATCTTGTCGAACAGGCGGGTGCCGATTTCCACGTCGATGCGCAGGGCGACCATCTGCATGACTCGACCGCGCGTCTGCTTCAGCACGTAATCGAAGATCAGCACCAGGGCGACGCCGATCAGCAGGCCCTTCAGGGTTTCCATGGCCGAATGGCCGATGACCCGGTCGTAGACCTGCATGACGAAGATGGGGACGGCCAAGGCCAAAAGATTGACGAACAGCGCGGTGGCCAGCATCTCGCGCCCGACCGAGCGCAGGGGCGAGACGATTTCCCCTAACCAGCCGGGCTTGTCGTCGTCGTCCTCTTGGTGGTCCATGGACCGGCCCGCCCGGCTCAGCGCGAGGGCAGGGCGGAAAGGGTGGACGGGCTGTTCAACTGGCCGGTGGGCTTGGGATTGCTCATCACCTGGGTGACGCTGTCCATGTTCAGTTCACCCATGGCCGACAGCAGGCTGTAGCCGGCCAGGATCATGTCGTAATAGGCGTTGGCGTGCTTGATGCGGGCATCGTTGATGCGCATTTCTTCATCCAACACGTCGCGCACGGTGCCGTTGCCGCCTTCCTGGCGCTTGCGGGCGTTCAGCCACACTTCCTCGGCCATCACGGCGGCGTTTTCCAGCAATACGGTACGCTGGCGGGCGCTGTTGAGGGTGAACCAGGCGGTGCGCGCGGCCTCGGACGCGGCGCGCGCGGCGTAATCGCGGCTGTCGCGGGCGGCGGCCTGCTGATAGGCGGCCTGGGCCACCTGCGCCTGGGTCTTGAAGCCCGAGAAGATTTCCCAGGACGCGGTCAGCAGCAAAGACCAGTCGCGGCGCACGCCCAAAGTGGCGTTCTTGTCGTTTTCGTAATTGGCCCGACCGATCAGATCGAGGTTGGGGTAATAGCCGGCCTCGGCACCGCGGCGGCGTTCCTCGGCCAGGGCCTCGCCCTTGACCGACATGTCGACCATGGGGTTGTTGCGCTCGGCCAGGGCCACCGCCTCGGTCAACTCGCCGGGCAGCAAGGCCGACGGCAACGGCGGATCGCTGAAGGCGGCCACATTGGGGGGATGGCCGTACAATTGCTGATAGGTGGCCGTCCAGATGGAGAACTGACCCTCGAAATCGACGCGGGCTTCCTTGGCCATCTGCAGGCGCTGCTTGGCCGCCAGCACGTCGGCGGCGACGCCCGAGCCCTTGACCACGCGCTCGTCCTCCAGGTTCATCTGGTCCTGGACCTTGCGCTCGTTCTCGCGCGCCAGTTGGATCAGGCGGTGATAGCGCAGCACGTTCAGATAGGACTTGATACCCTGCAACATGGTGTTCTGCTGGGTGTCGCGCAGGTCCGAGCCATAATAGGCTTCGGTCAACTTGGCCGATTCCACCGCCGAATCGGTGGAATAGCCGTCGAACAGGCGCTGCGTCACCACCACGCCCAAGGTTTCGCGCCCCTTATAAAAGGCGTGCCCCTCGGTGCTGCGGCGGGTCGGGCTGTCGACGTATTCGGGGCCGGTATCGCCGGTCAGTTTGATGGTCGGCAGATAGCCGGCACGGGCGGCGGTGATACCCTCGGCCCCGCCAGCCAAGACGCTCTGCTTCGACTTGATCAGCGGATGGGTCTCAAGCAGATGTTGCAATTCTTCGGACATGGACTGAGCCTTGGCCGCAGACGAAGGCGCGGTCAGCAGCAACAAGCCCATACCAATGACTAGTAACGATGACTGCGAAACCTGCAAAGTCCGCTCCCCAGAAACTACCTGTGCGTTCCGCCCCCGCGGTCCGTCCCGTCAGCTGCACTCGTTTATATACCGGCTTTTACCAGCCTGTACATGATCTTTGGCGTCAGGAACCATCAACCCAGATTAAGAGTGATCGCGGCTTCACCAGCCGGCAAGGTCTTTTTCGGCAGGAAAGCCTCGGCTTGTATGCAATCTTAGATTATAATATTTGTCGGTGCGATGGACATGAACTCGAGTGCATCAAAAAAAATCTACTCATAAGGGATTTTCAGTGATAGAAATTCCCTCGAACTTAGTATTTTGGGTTGTCGTTTCATGCCAAATTCGTCATCTGGTTGTGCCGGCGGAAAGACCACCATGGCCGAGAGGGTCTGGCTGCAATTAGCGGCCGAGATCGTGTCGGGTGGGGTGTCGGGCGGGCGCCGTCTGGATGAGGTCGAACAATCCAATCGTCTTGGCGTGTCGCGCACCCCATTGCGCGAGTCGTTGCGGCAATTGGCGGCCTTGGGCTTGGTTGAAAACCGCCCCCATCGCGGTGTGGTGGTGGCCGATGGTGTCGGCCCGTCGCTTTTTCAGGTGTTGGCCGAGCTCGAAAGCGCCTGCGCCCGCTCGACCGCCTTGTTGTTGACCGGGGCGCAATGTCGGGAACTGGCATTGATCGAGCCCGAGCATCAGTTGTTGATGCCGTGGCTGCGCAATGCCTGCGGCAATTCGATCATGCGCAGCCTGCTCAATACCTTGTGGTATCCATTGCTGGCCGATACCGCCCGTCATGGGGGGCTGGACGTGCGGGACTGTCTGTGCCTGTTGCGCGACGAGGTGGCCGGCGGCAATGCTCTGGCTGCCGGTCAGGCGGCGCAGGCCTATGTCGGGCTGTGGGCCAAGCGGGTCTTGGGCTGATCAGGCCTGGGCCAAGGCCAGCACCTGCTGGCCACCGTCCCAGATCATGGTCAGGGCGACGTACAGGATGATCAGCAGGCCGACATAGGCGACCCAGTGATGGCGCTTCAGCAGGGCGGCGACGGCGTTGGCGGCCACCCCCATCAAGGCTACCGACAGGGCCAGGCCGATGATCATCACCATCTGGTGGTCGCGGGCGGCACCGGCCACCGCCAAAACGTTGTCCAGCGACATGGACACGTCGGCGACGACGATCTGGGTGACGGCGGCGGCAAAGCTTTTTTCACCGGTGGCGGCGGCTTCCTGCTCGCTTTCCTCGGCCTCGTGCATCTTGATTTCGCGCCACAGCTTCCACGACACCCACAGCAGCAGCAGGCCGCCGGCCAGCAACAGGCCCACCACCTTCAGCAATTGCAGGGTGAAGATGGCGAAGATGATGCGCAAGACGGCGGCGGCGGCGATGCCGATGACGATGGCGCGGCGGCGCTGGGCCAGCGGCAGGGCGGCGGCGGCCATGCCGACCACCAGGGCGTTGTCGCCGGCCAGGGCCACGTCGATGGCGATGACCTGCAACAGGGACGACAGCGAATCGAGGGAGAAAAATTCAAGCATGCGTCTGGGTAAAACTTTCCCTCGTTGCCGTCAAGTGACGAACGCGACGCAGGCGGCGACCGCCGCCAGCAATCCGGCCAAATCGGCGATCAGGCCGGCGGCAAGGGCATGACGCATGCGGCGGATGCCGACGGCGCCGAAATAGACGGCGAGGACGTAAAAGGTGGTTTCGCTGGAGCCATAGATGGTGCCTAGCAAGATACCGGTGAACGAATCAGGGCCGATGGCCGGATCGTTCATATAAGACGCCAGCAGGCCGAAGGATCCCGACCCCGACAGCGATCGCAACCCGGCCATGGTCAAGGCTTCCGGCGGGATGCCCAGGGGGGCGGTCAGTCGCGCCAGCGGCGCCAGGATCATGTCGAGGGCGCCCGATTGCCGCAGCATGGCAATGGCCACCAGGATGGCGACCAGATAGGGAATGATGCGCACGGCGATGGCGAAGCCTTCACGGGCGCCGTCGACGAAGCACTCATAGATCTTCACCCGCTGGGTCAGGCCATAGCCCAATACGCCGACCATCAGCCCCGGCACGATCCAATGGCCCAGTTCCGCCCCATGGACGGCCATCAGCGGAATGATGCCGATCAATGCCGCCAGGGCCAGCCAGCCATAGGCGGCGGGCAGGGGCGGCGGGGGCGGTTCAGGGTCTTCCTCGCTGCTCTCGACCATCGGCGTGGCCGGAGGCGGAGGAAACAACGGCGCCAGCAGCCGGGCGGCGGTAATGGCGACCAGGGCCGATACCAAGGTGGCGGCCAGGGTCGGTGCGATCACCGCCGCCGGATTGGCCGAGCCGCTGGCGGCGCGAAGGGTGATGACGCTGGTGGGCAGAATGGTCACCGACGCGGTGTTCAGGGCCAGAAACAAGGCCTGGGGATCACTGGCGCAATCCTTGTGGGGATTGAGCTTTTGCAGATGTTCCATGGCGCGGATGCCGAACGGGGTGGCGGCGTTGCCCAGGCCCAGCAGGTTGGCGGCGACGTTCATGACCATGGCGCCCATGGCCGGATGGGTGGGCGGCACCTGGGGGAACAGGCGACCCATCAGCGGCGCCAGCAGGCGGGCGGTGGCCCGGATCATGCCGGCTTCCTCGGCCACCTTCATCAGGCCGAGAAACAGGGCCATCACCCCCACCAGGCCCAAGGCCAGGGGGACGGCGCCTTCCGCCGCCTTCAGCGCCGCAGTGCTCAACCCGGCCATGGCGCCGGAACCGCCGGTGATTTCGGCTACGGCCGCCACCACCACCGCCGCCCCGATCAGGACAAAGAAAACCAGATTCACGTCGATCCCCCTTGGATCGGCGAAGGCTAACAGAAACCCCGCCCCTTGTCGCCGCCGGGGGGCGTTGCTAAGGTCACAGGTAACGATACTGTTTGGGAAGCGGGTCATGACCCTGTCCGGTTTGCGTTTGGCTGTCCTGGTGCTGATGATTCCCGCCGCTGGCTTTGCCGCCGACGATGTGCCGGCCCGCCTGGACAATGCCCGTGCCGCCTACCAGAAAGGCGACATCGCCCGCGCCGCCCGTGATACCGAGGCGGCGTTGCGGCAGATGCAGGACCGCCTGGGCAAGATGTTCGCCGAGACCTTGCCGGCCATGGGCGGGCGCTGGAAGGCCGAGCCGGTGGAAACCGACAGCCTGGGCGAAGTTGGTGGCGGGTTGTCGGTGTCGCGGGCCTTCACCCGCGATGATTCCTCGCTCAACGTCACCTTGTTGCTGGACAGTCCCGAGGTGGCCTCGGCCCTGGCGCAACTGGCCGCCACCCCTGGTCAGCCCAACGTCAAGAAGATCAAGGCGGCGGGAGAAGATGCGTTGCTCAGGTTCGACGCCGCCACCGGCACCGGCGAGGTGACCATGGTGGTGGCCGGGCGGGCGGTACTGGAAATCCAGGGCGACAACATCAACAATTCCGACGCGCTGGTGGAAGCCGCCAATGGTTGGAATATCAGCAAGATCAAGGCTTTGCTGGCTAATTAACGGGGATCTGGGAAAAGTACGCCGAGGCAAAGCCGGGGGACTTTTTCACGGTTGTTCAGCGCGCCTTGCGGCAATCCAGCACCCAGACGTCGTAGACCGGGTGTTCCATGGCCGACAGCGCCGGACTGGAGGCGAACATCCAGCCGCGGAACACGCCTTGCGCCGGCTGTCCTTGCTTGATGTCCCAGATATCGAGAAAGGCGGCGCTTTCGGGGCTTTCCTCGGGGCGGCGCTTCTTGCAGGCGCGGGCCACCACTTCCAGCGTGCCGAAACGCACGGGTTCCCCCACCGGGGCCTCGATGGTGACGACGCGGGCGGTGATCTTGTCCAAGCCGCCCAGCACGGCCATGTCCAGCGACAGTTCCGGTGCCTGCTGGGCGATGGCGGGCGCGGTCAGCCACAAAAGTGCCGCGCCGGCGATGGACCAACGACGGATCATTGGGGCGGCGCTTCCACCGGGGCAATAGCGGGCGGGGCCGGCATGGGGGCCGCGGTGCGCGGGGCGTCGGCGGTGGCCAGGAAGATCAGTTCGCCGACCATTTCCTCGATGGATTTGTAGTCCTTGGTCTTGGCCAACTGGCCGCCATCGGGCAGGCGGTCCTTGGCCCGACCGGGGATCAGCTTGATGTATTTACCACCCAGCAGGCCCTCGGCGGCGATGGTGGCGGTGGTGTCGGCGGGCAACCGGATATCCTGGGCGATGGTCAGCGTGACCACGGCGTTGTAGCTGACCGGGTCCAGGCTCTGGCTGGCCACGGTACCGACCTTGATGCCGTTGATGCGCACGTCGGCACCGCTGTCCAGGCCGCCGATGCCGGCGAAATGGGCGGTGAGGGTATAACCCTTGACCTCTTCCATGCCGGCGTGGCGCCAGGCGAAGACCAGAAAGAAACCGGCCACCGCCAGAACAACCGCCCCCATGATCGTTTCGATGAGATTGCGTCCCATGATCCCCTCTATGTCGGCGGTTAGTTGTTGCTGACCGAGGGCAACGGCTTGCCGGCATAGCCGCGCTTGCCCTTGCCCTGCTCGATGATCAGTTCCATCAGGTCTTCGATGACCATGGAATCCTGGGTGTAGATGATGCTGTCGCCGTCCTGCAGCGGACGATCATCGCCGCCGGGGCCGATTTCGATATATTTGGCCCCCAGCAATCCATCGGTGCGGATCACGGCGGTGGAATCGGCGGGCAGGGCGACGTTTTCGGCGATTTGCAGACGGGTGACGGCGCGGAATTCCGGGTCCAGGGTTTCTTCCACCACCGACCCGATCTTCACCCCCGACAAACGTACCGGGCTGCCGATACTGATGCCATCCAGGCGGTTGAAACGGGCGGTGACGGAATAGCCTTCAATCTGACCGGCTTTGCTGGCGTCCTTGACATAGACCAGCACCAAAGCCAGCGCCGCCACGGCGACGACGATGGCGCCGGTAACGGTATCGCGTGATCCGCCCTTGGTAACCATCATCTCCCCCTTGGCCGGTTTAGGGCTGCCACGCCTCGTAATCGCCGGCGGCGCGTTCGCGCTGGCCGCCGCGCAGGTCGTGGCCCGGCGGCAGATAGGCGTCGGTGGTGCCGGTGGTATTGATCTGATGCGGCTTTTGCCATTCGCGGCGGGCCGAATCGGTCAGCGGCGCATCGACGGTGTGATGCAGCCAGGCATGCCATTCCGCCGGTACCGCCGAGGCCTCGGCGACGCCATTATAGATGACCCAACGCTTGGGACGACGCCCGGCAGGCTTGCCGCGCTCGATATAATAGCGGTTGCCGGCAGTGTCGGTGCCGACCAGTTTGCCCTTGAGCCAGGTGAACAGCAGAGTTCCAAAGCCGGCCATGACGCCCTCTTGTTCTTATGGGAATAAACTTAGGGGCGGACTATGGCAAAAGCCGGGGCTGGCGTCCAGAGCTTCGCGGGGATTTGATCAAATCCCGTAAAAAGCGATAATTATTGCATCTATATGATGTGTGAAAATGATGATCTCGGGACAAAATGTGGTTGCGTCGACGGCGGGGCGGGCATAATCTGCGTCTCGGTTCGGGGCGAGACACAACATGTTGTGGACATCGCGATGAAGGGTGATTCTCAAGGGAATCCCTTTGCTTCGCTGTCGCCGCCGGCGCTCGGTCCAGGCCAAACAGACACCCAGAGAGGCATCCATGCGCGTCCAGCGTCACTTCACCAAGTCCGGTTCGTCCGCTTACGCGGGCATCGACTTCCGCAAGGCCACCAGCGAGATCCGCAACCCCGATGGGTCGGTTGTGTTTCAGGCCAAGGATATCGACGTTCCGGCCGGCTGGTCGCAGGTGGCTTGTGATG
This is a stretch of genomic DNA from Magnetospirillum gryphiswaldense MSR-1 v2. It encodes these proteins:
- a CDS encoding RrF2 family transcriptional regulator, with translation MRLTLHTDYALRVLVHVGLRGGELVTINEIAECHGISKNHLTKVVHQLGRAGFLETVRGKYGGIRLLVDPRTLRLGEFVRQVEDDFALAQCMRASNADSCRVSAACLARRAFGQGIDAFFKALNVHTLADMIDAERALPPLSACG
- a CDS encoding response regulator, whose product is MSAFDSADNENERRVIAEFLEELRDTASSLQVLLGNMRSSSVAADDGLATLKREASNLRSHAQALNVPLIKLVTHRLDEYVGELKSAGPAQLDEIQVFIDRIEKLADGEQVTDGDVPQVMRSLPAKRSADIDFGPIEQKNIEVLMVVPEKAMARIVERELAACGYRTSVVRNPFEALETAVHTRPDLVVASMELGILTGVDLGCALAAMPVTQGIPFAVLTSYSWGHPKLAGLPPRASLIRKGGQFGDDLAETLSRFNIT
- a CDS encoding HlyD family type I secretion periplasmic adaptor subunit is translated as MSEQPQIPVAVAAPPPPPPPEPKPHQVVLRLVGDLLRWLGPDPNRPGIDWRQFDWRHMNWRDLDWRGPVVHLWRFLLPGGNLPVPPVDSAAISGSSRLAGLADTYPLPTWRPIARLAMLAIALFIVWANIARLDEVTIAEGEVVPEGKVKVIQHLEGGVIREIYVAEGDEVKEGAPLLQLDLSAVAMNREELQVRVDGLNLQVARLRAELEGAATVKFPAAEQARQPNLVQAETRNFEARRQAHKSTLTVLADQARQKMLEVQELDARLRAVTANLKLARERLAMSTDLVRSGLTAKMEHVQLQAQTEDLEGQANTLRASIPRAQAAQAEAKSRQEQEEANYARTAQAELSEAELNLARTRELMTQASDQQQRTQITSPTDGIIKNLRANTIGGVIRPGDPIMEIVPLHERLQIEAKLSPMDRGYVQPGQVATVKLSAYDYVVYGGLEGKVSLVAPDTTMGQDNQPFYRVLVLTDKSYLGDEADKRTITPGMVASVEIHTGDRTVMQYLLKPVLKLRHEAFRER
- a CDS encoding peptidase domain-containing ABC transporter, producing the protein MDHQEDDDDKPGWLGEIVSPLRSVGREMLATALFVNLLALAVPIFVMQVYDRVIGHSAMETLKGLLIGVALVLIFDYVLKQTRGRVMQMVALRIDVEIGTRLFDKMNRLPLRVLESRPAAHWRQLFQDVDTVRNTLSGGSAVLLTDLPYVFIFLGVIYVIGQPLALVFALTFIAFVILAWRSGQSLNQSAKAEKNVTANRDALVSEMIAGRGTVKAVALDQALRPLWEERQAGAIEHSIRRGAISDGYVNLGGALTLVANVAVTTIGAIYIIDHQLSMGALIACNMLSARLYGPINQLVGAWRGFGSFRQAVARLGETFDMPEDRSVSVIARDRPHGNLRVENVTFTYGTEPHAPATIDIPSLEFKPGGMTAILGKNGSGKTTLLKLLMGLYPPTGGRVLLDDADMAQFTRHELAAWIGYVPQETLLFNTTIRDNIAYGAPGCSDQDILEAATAAGVHSTIIDMPDGYATTIGEAGSRLSAGQRQRIAIARALVGNPAVLLLDEPSASLDRHAEEDLRAALQAMAATRTVVVVTHSAVLLPACRDVVVLDKGKLAARGPAAEVLPRLFAPRPPPPAGATP
- a CDS encoding TolC family protein, with translation MSEELQHLLETHPLIKSKQSVLAGGAEGITAARAGYLPTIKLTGDTGPEYVDSPTRRSTEGHAFYKGRETLGVVVTQRLFDGYSTDSAVESAKLTEAYYGSDLRDTQQNTMLQGIKSYLNVLRYHRLIQLARENERKVQDQMNLEDERVVKGSGVAADVLAAKQRLQMAKEARVDFEGQFSIWTATYQQLYGHPPNVAAFSDPPLPSALLPGELTEAVALAERNNPMVDMSVKGEALAEERRRGAEAGYYPNLDLIGRANYENDKNATLGVRRDWSLLLTASWEIFSGFKTQAQVAQAAYQQAAARDSRDYAARAASEAARTAWFTLNSARQRTVLLENAAVMAEEVWLNARKRQEGGNGTVRDVLDEEMRINDARIKHANAYYDMILAGYSLLSAMGELNMDSVTQVMSNPKPTGQLNSPSTLSALPSR
- a CDS encoding GntR family transcriptional regulator, which translates into the protein MAERVWLQLAAEIVSGGVSGGRRLDEVEQSNRLGVSRTPLRESLRQLAALGLVENRPHRGVVVADGVGPSLFQVLAELESACARSTALLLTGAQCRELALIEPEHQLLMPWLRNACGNSIMRSLLNTLWYPLLADTARHGGLDVRDCLCLLRDEVAGGNALAAGQAAQAYVGLWAKRVLG
- a CDS encoding YjbE family putative metal transport protein (Members of this highly hydrophobic protein family,regularly are found preceded by the yybP-ykoY manganese riboswitch (see RF00080). A metal cation transport function is proposed.) yields the protein MLEFFSLDSLSSLLQVIAIDVALAGDNALVVGMAAAALPLAQRRRAIVIGIAAAAVLRIIFAIFTLQLLKVVGLLLAGGLLLLWVSWKLWREIKMHEAEESEQEAAATGEKSFAAAVTQIVVADVSMSLDNVLAVAGAARDHQMVMIIGLALSVALMGVAANAVAALLKRHHWVAYVGLLIILYVALTMIWDGGQQVLALAQA
- a CDS encoding nucleoside recognition domain-containing protein translates to MNLVFFVLIGAAVVVAAVAEITGGSGAMAGLSTAALKAAEGAVPLALGLVGVMALFLGLMKVAEEAGMIRATARLLAPLMGRLFPQVPPTHPAMGAMVMNVAANLLGLGNAATPFGIRAMEHLQKLNPHKDCASDPQALFLALNTASVTILPTSVITLRAASGSANPAAVIAPTLAATLVSALVAITAARLLAPLFPPPPATPMVESSEEDPEPPPPPLPAAYGWLALAALIGIIPLMAVHGAELGHWIVPGLMVGVLGYGLTQRVKIYECFVDGAREGFAIAVRIIPYLVAILVAIAMLRQSGALDMILAPLARLTAPLGIPPEALTMAGLRSLSGSGSFGLLASYMNDPAIGPDSFTGILLGTIYGSSETTFYVLAVYFGAVGIRRMRHALAAGLIADLAGLLAAVAACVAFVT
- a CDS encoding DUF2155 domain-containing protein; translated protein: MIRRWSIAGAALLWLTAPAIAQQAPELSLDMAVLGGLDKITARVVTIEAPVGEPVRFGTLEVVARACKKRRPEESPESAAFLDIWDIKQGQPAQGVFRGWMFASSPALSAMEHPVYDVWVLDCRKAR